Proteins found in one Pieris napi chromosome 6, ilPieNapi1.2, whole genome shotgun sequence genomic segment:
- the LOC125050325 gene encoding uncharacterized protein LOC125050325, which yields MKVLLYLFVIAVFVFVECKHTFMGSNVFRPLLLHRNVRYSSNLWRKRVENFTYTIPTSSYYRPTIQGILAYDLTNSSATANVTQGGIGFQFVTLRMKSDKNREINYDIYIYG from the exons ATGAAGgtcttattgtatttatttgtgatTGCTGTTTTTGTGTTTGTGGAATGTAAACATACATTTATGGGCTCGAATGTGTTTCGACCTCTGTTACTTCATCGGAATGTTCGGTATTCCTCCAACTTGTGGAGAAAACGCGTGGAAAATTTCACTTACACAATACCTACTAGCTCATACTATAGACCGACTATCCAG GGAATATTGGCGTATGATTTGACCAACTCCAGCGCAACAGCAAACGTCACTCAAGGGGGGATCGGCTTTCAATTTGTGACGCTACGAATGAAGAGTGATAAAAACcgagaaataaattatgatatttatatctatggttaa